The proteins below are encoded in one region of Nitrospira lenta:
- a CDS encoding PAS domain S-box protein, producing MHRFRSSSPTEATTQASNGIPPEQSALQASSPTHHAVEATPIGAWEWRFASGRIEWSPQADTVFGLAPGNSPRTFEGFLNLVHESDRPQFQAAIQTTLETRQPYQLDHRIITPSGTVRWVACRGRAALDTDGRVTGMAGTTEDITRRKETELALFDLQGTLEQRVRERTAGLEQTVRNLQEEIEQRQQTEDALKASEQRYHALYEHNPTMYFTLTPDGTVLSVNRFGAEELGYRADELAGQSVLTVFLAADHHTVLEQLRLCSQSPGRTFNWEIQKVRKDGQRLWVKERARAITGPDGIPIILIVCEDITEQRQTQALIQDREQLLHNTTQFLHTLVRESPLPIISLSADALVTSWNQAAVRLFGWTEEEVLGQELPYVPAGQETEADALWGEGTRRAICGPIPLRRQRKDGTLLDLLLWPVFVNDANGQLETAVGLYVDQSELRRAEDARLHSEERLRSFLNALDDLAVELDETGTYVNAWTRNENSLLVPKQALLGKTLLDLHGEEAGARYVEIVNRVLQSGQPDTIEYSLAMHGQLRHFSAILSRIPASASTPSTVACVVRDMTEQKRSAEALHLSELHLKSIIETSPECFKLVAADGTLLQINATGLAMIEADDIRNVLGQCIYPIVAEPHREAFRAMNERVCRGQRESLEYEVVGLQGTRRWVETHAVPLRNPADGAMVQLAITRDVTDRKQAELALRLSEERFEIAFRSSPHPVIITELETGRCIEVNDTALHLFGFQRHEAVGHTTIAIELWPKPDDRVRFVTQLLAQGTLRGVEFTLQTKDRRLRHCLVSSQLIELNGTRCILTVGTDVTEKKEAEAALLESEERWQRFVADAPVGLVVVDADKHILSANKAFCTLTGYSEQEVINNTYAPYTHPDDLPKNLQLTDELFAGQRDAYLYEKRYIRKNGEIIWVSVRASHLSAHRNDTPLVLAVVEDITDRKQALAERERISQDLHDNILQSLYAIGMQLEAGKFLVGTAPRKSKRHVTQAIRQLNHLVLEVRQFITDLTRRTAPTLDFSVALKQLVASCSSNNHPMPTLDIDPAALMAVTPAIGEQLMNIAREALSNSVRHTGATRRSVSLMTTDRAIRLRVTDDGSGFDPGRTRRRGHGLANMAARAKTIGAQFTLDSAPDHGTSITIDVPTGDPYAC from the coding sequence ATGCACCGTTTCCGCTCTTCCTCGCCGACCGAGGCCACAACCCAAGCCAGCAACGGCATCCCGCCGGAACAGTCCGCGCTGCAGGCTTCTTCCCCTACTCATCATGCCGTAGAAGCAACGCCTATCGGCGCCTGGGAATGGCGGTTCGCCAGCGGACGGATCGAGTGGTCCCCGCAAGCCGATACCGTTTTCGGGCTCGCACCTGGCAATTCTCCCCGCACATTCGAAGGATTCTTGAACCTCGTGCATGAGTCAGATCGGCCGCAGTTCCAAGCGGCGATTCAGACAACGCTCGAAACCCGTCAGCCCTATCAGCTCGATCACCGCATCATCACCCCGAGCGGAACCGTCCGATGGGTTGCCTGTCGAGGTCGCGCGGCTCTGGATACAGACGGTCGCGTCACAGGCATGGCGGGAACGACCGAAGATATTACCCGTCGGAAAGAAACCGAGCTGGCCCTTTTCGATCTGCAAGGGACCCTGGAGCAGCGAGTGCGAGAGCGTACCGCCGGACTCGAACAAACCGTGCGGAACCTTCAAGAGGAAATTGAGCAGCGGCAGCAAACGGAAGACGCTCTGAAGGCCAGCGAGCAACGGTATCACGCTCTCTACGAACACAACCCTACGATGTACTTCACCCTGACGCCTGACGGCACCGTCCTCTCCGTCAACCGGTTCGGGGCGGAAGAATTGGGATACCGTGCGGACGAACTGGCCGGGCAATCGGTCCTCACCGTCTTCCTAGCCGCCGATCACCACACCGTGTTGGAACAACTGCGCCTCTGCTCACAGAGCCCGGGACGAACGTTCAACTGGGAAATTCAGAAAGTACGGAAGGATGGACAGCGCCTCTGGGTCAAGGAACGGGCGCGGGCCATCACCGGGCCGGATGGAATTCCGATCATTCTCATCGTGTGTGAAGACATTACGGAACAACGGCAGACGCAAGCGCTGATCCAGGATCGGGAACAGCTACTACACAACACCACGCAGTTTCTCCATACCCTGGTGCGGGAGTCTCCTCTTCCGATTATCAGTCTAAGCGCCGACGCGCTGGTCACCAGTTGGAACCAGGCCGCCGTAAGACTTTTCGGCTGGACCGAAGAGGAAGTCCTCGGCCAGGAACTCCCCTATGTGCCAGCCGGCCAAGAGACGGAGGCCGATGCCCTCTGGGGCGAGGGCACCCGCCGCGCGATTTGTGGACCAATCCCCTTGCGCCGGCAACGGAAAGACGGAACGCTCCTCGATCTGCTGTTATGGCCGGTGTTCGTGAACGATGCCAACGGGCAGCTGGAAACCGCGGTCGGCCTCTACGTCGATCAATCGGAACTCCGCCGGGCAGAGGATGCCCGCCTGCACAGCGAAGAACGCCTCCGATCGTTCTTAAATGCCCTCGACGACCTCGCCGTTGAGCTCGACGAGACAGGCACCTACGTGAACGCCTGGACCAGGAACGAAAACAGTCTGCTGGTGCCGAAGCAAGCGCTTCTTGGAAAGACACTTTTGGATCTCCACGGAGAAGAAGCCGGAGCACGCTACGTAGAAATTGTGAACCGTGTCCTCCAATCGGGGCAACCGGACACCATCGAATATTCACTGGCGATGCATGGGCAGCTTCGGCACTTTTCCGCCATCCTCAGCCGTATTCCGGCGAGTGCGAGCACCCCATCGACCGTCGCCTGTGTCGTCCGCGACATGACGGAGCAAAAACGCTCGGCGGAAGCACTGCACCTGAGCGAGCTCCATTTAAAAAGCATCATCGAGACGTCGCCGGAATGTTTCAAACTGGTGGCCGCTGACGGGACACTGCTCCAGATAAACGCGACCGGGCTGGCCATGATCGAGGCCGACGACATACGAAACGTACTCGGCCAATGCATCTATCCGATTGTCGCCGAACCTCATCGCGAGGCCTTTCGGGCCATGAATGAACGGGTCTGCCGGGGGCAAAGAGAATCGCTTGAATACGAGGTCGTGGGCTTGCAAGGGACTCGCCGCTGGGTGGAAACCCATGCCGTGCCGTTGCGCAATCCCGCCGATGGCGCCATGGTTCAGCTCGCCATCACGCGCGACGTCACCGACCGCAAACAAGCCGAACTGGCGCTTCGCCTGAGCGAAGAGCGCTTCGAAATTGCCTTTCGGTCAAGCCCCCATCCAGTCATAATTACCGAATTGGAGACGGGCCGCTGCATCGAGGTCAACGACACGGCCCTGCACCTCTTTGGGTTTCAACGCCACGAAGCAGTCGGGCACACGACCATCGCCATTGAGCTGTGGCCGAAGCCGGACGACCGGGTGCGATTTGTGACGCAACTTCTGGCGCAGGGCACCCTCCGAGGCGTGGAGTTCACGCTCCAAACCAAGGACCGCCGCTTGCGGCACTGTCTGGTCTCAAGCCAATTGATCGAACTCAACGGGACGCGGTGCATCCTCACGGTGGGCACGGATGTCACGGAAAAGAAAGAAGCGGAAGCCGCGCTGCTGGAAAGCGAAGAGCGCTGGCAGCGGTTCGTCGCCGATGCGCCGGTGGGGCTGGTCGTCGTCGATGCCGACAAACACATCCTGAGCGCCAACAAAGCCTTCTGTACGCTCACGGGCTATTCCGAGCAGGAAGTGATTAATAACACCTACGCGCCGTACACCCATCCCGACGACCTGCCTAAAAATCTACAATTGACCGATGAACTGTTTGCAGGGCAACGGGACGCCTATCTTTACGAGAAACGGTACATCCGGAAAAACGGCGAAATTATCTGGGTCTCCGTCCGCGCGAGTCATCTCTCCGCTCATAGGAACGATACGCCGCTGGTGCTCGCCGTCGTGGAAGACATTACCGACCGCAAGCAAGCCCTGGCGGAGCGAGAACGAATCAGCCAGGATCTGCACGACAATATTCTTCAATCCCTCTACGCCATCGGCATGCAGCTCGAAGCGGGAAAGTTTCTGGTGGGAACCGCCCCGCGCAAATCCAAGCGGCATGTCACTCAAGCCATCCGGCAATTGAACCATCTTGTGCTGGAGGTCCGGCAATTCATCACGGATCTGACCCGCCGCACGGCGCCGACATTGGACTTCAGTGTGGCGCTGAAGCAACTCGTCGCCTCCTGCTCATCGAACAATCATCCCATGCCGACATTGGACATCGATCCGGCCGCACTCATGGCCGTCACCCCGGCGATCGGCGAGCAATTGATGAACATTGCGCGAGAAGCCTTGAGCAACAGCGTCCGCCATACCGGTGCAACCCGCCGTTCCGTCAGCCTCATGACAACCGACCGAGCCATCCGGCTGCGCGTGACCGATGACGGCAGCGGCTTTGACCCCGGCCGCACCAGGCGCCGCGGTCACGGACTGGCCAATATGGCGGCACGAGCCAAAACCATCGGCGCGCAATTCACGCTCGACAGTGCGCCGGACCACGGCACCTCGATCACGATCGACGTGCCCACAGGAGATCCGTATGCCTGCTAA
- a CDS encoding response regulator transcription factor — protein sequence MPAKTKSSVIRLLIVDDHEVVRIGLGAVLDLTPGMKVVGQARSKADAITQCRRTKADVVLLDIRLPDGSGIDAAREILSVHPNIRILFLTSFADEHTVLEAILSGAQGYVLKDIGSAALIRAIKTVAAGHPLIDPRLATHTLSWMKHLPDGQPLAKRSLLSPQEQRILPHVAGGLTNKEIAQRLNLSEKTVKNYLANIYSKLQIGRRSQVAAMYAGSFKGSAPPLASKSS from the coding sequence ATGCCTGCTAAGACAAAATCCTCCGTCATTCGGTTGCTGATCGTCGACGACCATGAGGTCGTTCGAATCGGGCTCGGTGCGGTGCTCGATCTGACACCGGGAATGAAAGTCGTCGGCCAAGCCCGGAGTAAGGCCGATGCCATCACGCAATGCCGTCGCACAAAAGCGGACGTCGTGTTGCTCGACATCCGTCTGCCGGACGGCAGCGGAATCGATGCCGCCCGCGAGATTCTGTCGGTGCACCCGAACATCCGCATCCTGTTTCTGACCAGCTTCGCCGACGAACACACGGTGCTTGAAGCGATCCTGTCCGGCGCCCAAGGCTATGTGCTGAAAGACATCGGCTCCGCTGCGCTGATCCGCGCCATCAAAACCGTCGCCGCCGGACACCCCTTGATCGACCCGCGCCTAGCCACGCACACGCTCTCATGGATGAAGCACCTGCCGGACGGCCAGCCCCTCGCCAAACGCTCCCTCCTCTCGCCTCAAGAGCAGCGGATCCTGCCGCATGTCGCCGGAGGCCTGACCAACAAAGAGATCGCGCAACGCCTGAATCTGAGCGAGAAGACCGTGAAGAATTATTTAGCCAACATCTACTCCAAACTCCAGATCGGACGGCGCTCCCAGGTCGCCGCCATGTACGCCGGAAGCTTCAAGGGTTCCGCGCCGCCACTCGCCTCCAAATCCTCCTAG